The following are from one region of the Anomaloglossus baeobatrachus isolate aAnoBae1 chromosome 1, aAnoBae1.hap1, whole genome shotgun sequence genome:
- the LOC142304284 gene encoding pantothenate kinase 3-like isoform X1, whose translation MAQNGPEDDQSGGQDSVFRRRISSAEAPSASAGASRERLNSMPRPRPRLDSMRKNRPPFPWFGLDIGGTLVKLVYFEPRDITTEEEQEEVENLKSIRKYLMSNVAYGQTGLRDVHLELKDLTLCGRKGNLHFIRFPTHDMSVFILMARDKQFSSLHTSLCATGGGAYKFEEEFLTVGGLQLWKLDELDCLIKGVLFIESVGFNGLSQCFYLENPKDPEKCQKIPYTLTNPYPLLLVNIGSGVSILAVYSQNDYKRVTGTSLGGGTFFGLCCLLTGCSTFEEALEMAALGDSTKVDKLVRDIYGGDYERFGLPGYAVASSFGNMMSKERRDLVSKEDLARATLITITNNIGSLARMCAVNENISRVVFVGNFLRINTISIKLLAYALDYWSKGQLKALFLEHEGYFGAVGALLELLNTT comes from the exons ATGGCGCAGAACGGTCCCGAGGACGATCAGTCGGGAGGACAAGACTCGGTTTTCCGACGTAGAATCAGCTCAGCCGAGGCTCCCTCAGCGTCCGCCGGAGCTTCCCGGGAAAGGCTGAATTCGATGCCCCGGCCTCGCCCGCGCCTCGACTCCATGCGGAAAAACAGGCCGC CCTTCCCTTGGTTTGGCTTGGATATTGGTGGGACGCTGGTGAAACTTGTCTATTTTGAACCCAGAGATATCACAACTGAAGAGGAGCAGGAAGAAGTGGAAAACCTCAAGAGCATCCGGAAGTATCTCATGTCCAACGTGGCTTATGGGCAAACGGGCCTACGGGACGTCCACCTGGAGCTGAAAGATCTGACCTTGTGCGGTCGGAAGGGAAACCTACATTTCATCCGATTTCCCACCCATGACATGTCTGTCTTCATCCTGATGGCGCGAGATAAGCAGTTCTCCAGCCTGCACACGTCCTTGTGCGCCACTGGTGGAGGAGCGTACAAGTTCGAAGAGGAGTTCCTGACC GTCGGGGGACTTCAGCTGTGGAAGCTGGATGAGCTGGACTGTCTCATTAAAGGTGTCCTGTTTATTGAGTCTGTGGGGTTTAATGGATTATCTCAGTGCTTTTACCTGGAAAACCCAAAGGACCCTGAAAAGTGTCAGAAAATTCCTTACACCCTGACGAACCCGTACCCCCTGCTGCTGGTGAACATCGGCTCTGGAGTCAGTATTCTGGCCGTGTACTCGCAGAACGACTACAAACGGGTGACGGGCACAAG TCTCGGGGGCGGCACGTTCTTTGGCCTGTGCTGCCTGCTGACCGGATGCTCCACCTTTGAAGAGGCTCTAGAAATGGCGGCTCTGGGAGACAGCACTAAAGTGGACAAGCTGGTGCGGGACATCTACGGAGGGGACTACGAGAGGTTCGGGCTGCCGGGCTACGCTGTGGCCTCCAG CTTTGGGAACATGATGAGCAAGGAGAGGAGAGATCTGGTGAGCAAAGAAGACCTGGCGCGAGCCACCCTGATCACCATAACCAATAACATCGGCTCCTTGGCGAGGATGTGCGCAGTGAACGAG AACATCAGCCGCGTGGTGTTTGTCGGCAACTTTCTCCGGATCAATACCATTTCCATCAAGCTCTTGGCCTACGCGCTGGACTACTGGTCCAAGGGGCAGCTCAAAGCCCTCTTCCTGGAGCACGAG GGTTACTTCGGAGCGGTCGGGGCCCTGCTGGAGTTACTGAACACAACCTGA
- the LOC142304284 gene encoding pantothenate kinase 2, mitochondrial-like isoform X2 gives MSNVAYGQTGLRDVHLELKDLTLCGRKGNLHFIRFPTHDMSVFILMARDKQFSSLHTSLCATGGGAYKFEEEFLTVGGLQLWKLDELDCLIKGVLFIESVGFNGLSQCFYLENPKDPEKCQKIPYTLTNPYPLLLVNIGSGVSILAVYSQNDYKRVTGTSLGGGTFFGLCCLLTGCSTFEEALEMAALGDSTKVDKLVRDIYGGDYERFGLPGYAVASSFGNMMSKERRDLVSKEDLARATLITITNNIGSLARMCAVNENISRVVFVGNFLRINTISIKLLAYALDYWSKGQLKALFLEHEGYFGAVGALLELLNTT, from the exons ATGTCCAACGTGGCTTATGGGCAAACGGGCCTACGGGACGTCCACCTGGAGCTGAAAGATCTGACCTTGTGCGGTCGGAAGGGAAACCTACATTTCATCCGATTTCCCACCCATGACATGTCTGTCTTCATCCTGATGGCGCGAGATAAGCAGTTCTCCAGCCTGCACACGTCCTTGTGCGCCACTGGTGGAGGAGCGTACAAGTTCGAAGAGGAGTTCCTGACC GTCGGGGGACTTCAGCTGTGGAAGCTGGATGAGCTGGACTGTCTCATTAAAGGTGTCCTGTTTATTGAGTCTGTGGGGTTTAATGGATTATCTCAGTGCTTTTACCTGGAAAACCCAAAGGACCCTGAAAAGTGTCAGAAAATTCCTTACACCCTGACGAACCCGTACCCCCTGCTGCTGGTGAACATCGGCTCTGGAGTCAGTATTCTGGCCGTGTACTCGCAGAACGACTACAAACGGGTGACGGGCACAAG TCTCGGGGGCGGCACGTTCTTTGGCCTGTGCTGCCTGCTGACCGGATGCTCCACCTTTGAAGAGGCTCTAGAAATGGCGGCTCTGGGAGACAGCACTAAAGTGGACAAGCTGGTGCGGGACATCTACGGAGGGGACTACGAGAGGTTCGGGCTGCCGGGCTACGCTGTGGCCTCCAG CTTTGGGAACATGATGAGCAAGGAGAGGAGAGATCTGGTGAGCAAAGAAGACCTGGCGCGAGCCACCCTGATCACCATAACCAATAACATCGGCTCCTTGGCGAGGATGTGCGCAGTGAACGAG AACATCAGCCGCGTGGTGTTTGTCGGCAACTTTCTCCGGATCAATACCATTTCCATCAAGCTCTTGGCCTACGCGCTGGACTACTGGTCCAAGGGGCAGCTCAAAGCCCTCTTCCTGGAGCACGAG GGTTACTTCGGAGCGGTCGGGGCCCTGCTGGAGTTACTGAACACAACCTGA